In Hippoglossus stenolepis isolate QCI-W04-F060 chromosome 13, HSTE1.2, whole genome shotgun sequence, a single genomic region encodes these proteins:
- the LOC118120184 gene encoding olfactory receptor 11H6-like — protein MENVSIVRNFILVGFNESFNYRITLFSLTLLYYCMILFFNISLIAIIISDEDLHEPMYILLCSFCFNGLYGTTGFYPKFLLDLLSPVQEISYAGCLLQAFVMYSFACCELSNLAVMAYDRYLAICRPLHYHSLMSKRRLSQLVCFSWLTPFCIFSISVILTSRLRLCGSKIPKLFCVNWVIYKLACSEADTLSNNILSYATIIIYVCHGFFVVWTYMHLIRTCVKSKDGRVKFMQTCLPHLISMITFLVVIVFDVMYMRFGSTDLPQGLQNFIAIEFLLIPPLMNPLIYGFKLTKIRNRILLLIHGGRK, from the coding sequence atggaaaatgtttctATCGTTAGAAATTTCATTCTGGTCGGTTTCAACGAGTCATTTAATTACAGAATAACGCTCTTCTCACTCACTTTACTGTATTACTGTATGATTCTGTTTTTCAACATCTCTCTCATCGCCATCATTATCTCAGATGAAGACCTGCATGAACCGATGTACATCTTGTtgtgcagtttttgttttaatggacTTTACGGGACCACAGGTTTCTACCCTAAATTTCTTCTAGATCTGCTGTCGCCTGTTCAGGAAATCTCCTATGCAGGATGTCTCCTCCAGGCTTTTGTCATGTACTCGTTTGCCTGCTGTGAGTTGTCCAATCTAGCAGTTATGGCCTATGACAGGTACCTGGCTATATGTCGACCGCTGCACTATCACTCTCTGATGTCCAAGAGGAGGCTCTCTCAGCTGGTGTGTTTCTCCTGGCTCACAcctttctgtattttctccatCAGTGTTATACTGACGTCCAGACTCAGGTTATGTGGCTCGAAAATCCCAAAACTCTTTTGTGTGAACTGGGTCATATATAAACTCGCCTGCTCTGAAGCCGACACCCTTTCAAATAATATCCTCTCATATGCAACCATTATCATTTACGTGTGTCACGGGTTTTTCGTCGTTTGGACGTACATGCATCTTATTAGAACTTGCGTAAAGTCCAAAGACGGCAGGGTCAAGTTCATGCAGACGTGTCTGCCCCATTTGATTTCTATGATCACGTTCCTTGTTGTGATAGTTTTTGATGTGATGTACATGCGGTTTGGCTCCACAGATTTGCCTCAGGGCCTTCAAAACTTCATCGCTATAGAATTTCTCCTCATTCCTCCGCTCATGAATCCTCTAATATACGGATTCAAACTGACCAAAATACGAAATAGAATTCTGTTATTAATTCACGGTGGAAGAAAATGA